A genome region from Littorina saxatilis isolate snail1 linkage group LG16, US_GU_Lsax_2.0, whole genome shotgun sequence includes the following:
- the LOC138950749 gene encoding GA-binding protein subunit beta-1-like isoform X2 translates to MSLVDLGKRLLEAAKRGETETVRALMSNGAPFTTDWLGTSPLHFAAQQGHHQTAEVLLRSGISRDARTKVDRTPLHVAAQEGHLGIVDLLLQNTADIDAKDMLKMTPLHWATEKGHVMIIELLVRNGADLNSEDKFDRTPIDIAMGNGRTDIAQMLQLAHHTDVGAVGEIKTEVSSDSEQSSTSVLATLAALAEATGPIHANSSSADAVNWLESQGITMISTTGDGGLITSAVESGQTITLTEAGKIALNYIRQDGLETSHEEAGLETVVSEDGQKVITIVSNQNTEELTEEGPVIMTVAEDGTELETQMVVEETEGGVITEVGSELHQGMEDTGTLIIEEGDGTTITVTQANEDEQEDGEDNESSELRRQLEAVQRQAEEYKQQLRVKEEEAEKFRQRLSQIETVTVTEAESVEVEEVEAENLQDQLAQLEEATAEVETEDS, encoded by the exons CTGGGAACGTCCCCTCTCCACTTTGCCGCGCAGCAGGGTCATCACCAGACAGCGGAGGTGTTGTTGAGGTCAGGGATCAGTCGAGACGCTCGCACCAAAGTTGACCGCACGCCCTTGCACGTGGCCGCACAGGAGGGTCACCTCGGCATTGTGGATCTGCTGCTGCAAAACACTGCTGACATTGACGCTAAAGACATG CTGAAGATGACACCTCTACACTGGGCGACAGAAAAAGGACATGTGATGATCATTGAGCTGTTGGTGCGGAATGGGGCTGACCTCAACAGCGAAGACAAG TTTGACCGGACTCCCATCGACATTGCCATGGGCAACGGCAGGACGGACATCGCTCAGATGTTGCAGCTGGCTCATCACACAGACGTTGGCGCCGTGGGCGAAA TAAAGACAGAGGTGTCGAGCGACTCGGAGCAGAGCAGCACCTCAGTGTTAGCAACACTGGCCGCACTCGCTGAAGCCACAGGTCCCATCCACGCCA ACTCATCCTCAGCAGATGCAGTGAACTGGCTGGAGAGCCAGGGCATCACCATGATATCAACCACAGGGGATGGGGGACTCATCACTTCCGCTGTAGAGAGCGGCCAGACGATCACACTCACAG AGGCAGGGAAGATCGCCCTGAACTACATCCGACAAGATGGACTGGAAACTTCACACGAGGAGGCGGGGCTTGAGACAGTGGTCAGTGAGGATGGACAG AAGGTGATCACAATCGTGTCCAATCAGAATACGGAAGAGCTGACGGAAGAGGGGCCGGTTATAATGACGGTGGCGGAAGACGGCACGGAGCTGGAGACACAGATGGTCGTCGAGGAAACAGAGGGGGGAG TGATCACAGAGGTGGGGTCAGAATTGCACCAGGGCATGGAGGACACGGGGACGCTCATTATTGAGGAGGGGGACGGAACCACCATTACTGTCACACAGGCTAACGAGGATGAGCAGGAg GACGGTGAAGACAACGAAAGCAGCGAGCTCCGTCGTCAGTTGGAAGCAGTCCAGCGTCAGGCGGAGGAATACAAGCAGCAGTTACGAGTCAAGGAAGAAGAGGCGGAGAAATTTCGCCAGCGTCTGTCGCAGATCGAAACTGTGACGGTGACAGAGGCAGAGAGCGTGGAGGTAGAGGAGGTAGAGGCGGAGAATCTGCAAGATCAGCTGGCGCAGTTGGAGGAGGCTACGGCAGAGGTGGAGACTGAGGAcagttga
- the LOC138950749 gene encoding GA-binding protein subunit beta-1-like isoform X1: protein MSLVDLGKRLLEAAKRGETETVRALMSNGAPFTTDWLGTSPLHFAAQQGHHQTAEVLLRSGISRDARTKVDRTPLHVAAQEGHLGIVDLLLQNTADIDAKDMLKMTPLHWATEKGHVMIIELLVRNGADLNSEDKFDRTPIDIAMGNGRTDIAQMLQLAHHTDVGAVGESETITIETTDPLITETVTTSAVKTEVSSDSEQSSTSVLATLAALAEATGPIHANSSSADAVNWLESQGITMISTTGDGGLITSAVESGQTITLTEAGKIALNYIRQDGLETSHEEAGLETVVSEDGQKVITIVSNQNTEELTEEGPVIMTVAEDGTELETQMVVEETEGGVITEVGSELHQGMEDTGTLIIEEGDGTTITVTQANEDEQEDGEDNESSELRRQLEAVQRQAEEYKQQLRVKEEEAEKFRQRLSQIETVTVTEAESVEVEEVEAENLQDQLAQLEEATAEVETEDS from the exons CTGGGAACGTCCCCTCTCCACTTTGCCGCGCAGCAGGGTCATCACCAGACAGCGGAGGTGTTGTTGAGGTCAGGGATCAGTCGAGACGCTCGCACCAAAGTTGACCGCACGCCCTTGCACGTGGCCGCACAGGAGGGTCACCTCGGCATTGTGGATCTGCTGCTGCAAAACACTGCTGACATTGACGCTAAAGACATG CTGAAGATGACACCTCTACACTGGGCGACAGAAAAAGGACATGTGATGATCATTGAGCTGTTGGTGCGGAATGGGGCTGACCTCAACAGCGAAGACAAG TTTGACCGGACTCCCATCGACATTGCCATGGGCAACGGCAGGACGGACATCGCTCAGATGTTGCAGCTGGCTCATCACACAGACGTTGGCGCCGTGGGCGAAAGTGAGACCATCACCATAGAAACCACAGACCCTCTCATCACAGAAACAGTCACAACTTCTGCAG TAAAGACAGAGGTGTCGAGCGACTCGGAGCAGAGCAGCACCTCAGTGTTAGCAACACTGGCCGCACTCGCTGAAGCCACAGGTCCCATCCACGCCA ACTCATCCTCAGCAGATGCAGTGAACTGGCTGGAGAGCCAGGGCATCACCATGATATCAACCACAGGGGATGGGGGACTCATCACTTCCGCTGTAGAGAGCGGCCAGACGATCACACTCACAG AGGCAGGGAAGATCGCCCTGAACTACATCCGACAAGATGGACTGGAAACTTCACACGAGGAGGCGGGGCTTGAGACAGTGGTCAGTGAGGATGGACAG AAGGTGATCACAATCGTGTCCAATCAGAATACGGAAGAGCTGACGGAAGAGGGGCCGGTTATAATGACGGTGGCGGAAGACGGCACGGAGCTGGAGACACAGATGGTCGTCGAGGAAACAGAGGGGGGAG TGATCACAGAGGTGGGGTCAGAATTGCACCAGGGCATGGAGGACACGGGGACGCTCATTATTGAGGAGGGGGACGGAACCACCATTACTGTCACACAGGCTAACGAGGATGAGCAGGAg GACGGTGAAGACAACGAAAGCAGCGAGCTCCGTCGTCAGTTGGAAGCAGTCCAGCGTCAGGCGGAGGAATACAAGCAGCAGTTACGAGTCAAGGAAGAAGAGGCGGAGAAATTTCGCCAGCGTCTGTCGCAGATCGAAACTGTGACGGTGACAGAGGCAGAGAGCGTGGAGGTAGAGGAGGTAGAGGCGGAGAATCTGCAAGATCAGCTGGCGCAGTTGGAGGAGGCTACGGCAGAGGTGGAGACTGAGGAcagttga
- the LOC138950749 gene encoding GA-binding protein subunit beta-1-like isoform X3, with protein MSLVDLGKRLLEAAKRGETETVRALMSNGAPFTTDWLGTSPLHFAAQQGHHQTAEVLLRSGISRDARTKVDRTPLHVAAQEGHLGIVDLLLQNTADIDAKDMLKMTPLHWATEKGHVMIIELLVRNGADLNSEDKFDRTPIDIAMGNGRTDIAQMLQLAHHTDVGAVGESETITIETTDPLITETVTTSAVKTEVSSDSEQSSTSVLATLAALAEATGPIHANSSSADAVNWLESQGITMISTTGDGGLITSAVESGQTITLTEAGKIALNYIRQDGLETSHEEAGLETVVSEDGQKVITIVSNQNTEELTEEGPVIMTVAEDGTELETQMVVEETEGGVITEVGSELHQGMEDTGTLIIEEGDGTTITVTQANEDEQEYVYV; from the exons CTGGGAACGTCCCCTCTCCACTTTGCCGCGCAGCAGGGTCATCACCAGACAGCGGAGGTGTTGTTGAGGTCAGGGATCAGTCGAGACGCTCGCACCAAAGTTGACCGCACGCCCTTGCACGTGGCCGCACAGGAGGGTCACCTCGGCATTGTGGATCTGCTGCTGCAAAACACTGCTGACATTGACGCTAAAGACATG CTGAAGATGACACCTCTACACTGGGCGACAGAAAAAGGACATGTGATGATCATTGAGCTGTTGGTGCGGAATGGGGCTGACCTCAACAGCGAAGACAAG TTTGACCGGACTCCCATCGACATTGCCATGGGCAACGGCAGGACGGACATCGCTCAGATGTTGCAGCTGGCTCATCACACAGACGTTGGCGCCGTGGGCGAAAGTGAGACCATCACCATAGAAACCACAGACCCTCTCATCACAGAAACAGTCACAACTTCTGCAG TAAAGACAGAGGTGTCGAGCGACTCGGAGCAGAGCAGCACCTCAGTGTTAGCAACACTGGCCGCACTCGCTGAAGCCACAGGTCCCATCCACGCCA ACTCATCCTCAGCAGATGCAGTGAACTGGCTGGAGAGCCAGGGCATCACCATGATATCAACCACAGGGGATGGGGGACTCATCACTTCCGCTGTAGAGAGCGGCCAGACGATCACACTCACAG AGGCAGGGAAGATCGCCCTGAACTACATCCGACAAGATGGACTGGAAACTTCACACGAGGAGGCGGGGCTTGAGACAGTGGTCAGTGAGGATGGACAG AAGGTGATCACAATCGTGTCCAATCAGAATACGGAAGAGCTGACGGAAGAGGGGCCGGTTATAATGACGGTGGCGGAAGACGGCACGGAGCTGGAGACACAGATGGTCGTCGAGGAAACAGAGGGGGGAG TGATCACAGAGGTGGGGTCAGAATTGCACCAGGGCATGGAGGACACGGGGACGCTCATTATTGAGGAGGGGGACGGAACCACCATTACTGTCACACAGGCTAACGAGGATGAGCAGGAg TATGTCTATGTATGA